One Tripterygium wilfordii isolate XIE 37 chromosome 10, ASM1340144v1, whole genome shotgun sequence DNA segment encodes these proteins:
- the LOC120007550 gene encoding uncharacterized protein LOC120007550, with protein MLLFVMAVITILFFLWFFHCCDLYHCCDLYCKDDSDSYHSQLEISPYPPTNTQVEHIIFNTCAQLHIYVYLSWKVLDRQKAKSHLSTDSKTWCLLHVQMIFIPIRAYSSTRSRRQELKM; from the exons ATGTTATTATTTGTAATGGCTGTCATTACCATACTATTTTTCTTATGGTTTTTTCATTGTTGTGATTTATATCATTGTTGTGATTTATATTGTAAAGATGATTCAGATTCTTACCACTCTCAGCTTGAAATCTCACCTTACCCACCTACAAACACACAAGTAGAACACATTATTTTTAACACTTGTGCACAGCTACATATATACGTGTATCTCTCATGGAAAGTACTTGACAGGCAGAAAGCTAAGAGCCATCTTTCTACTGACAGTAAGACCTGGTGCCTCTTGCATGTCCAGATGATCTTCATTCCCATCAG GGCATATTCTTCGACCAGATCCAGACGGCAAGAACTCAAAATGTAG
- the LOC120007547 gene encoding uncharacterized protein At3g49055-like, translating to MESTGDEDADAVLSDVEGEDPVPIVIKNPSPDELSVERFRELLTELDRERAAREAAENSKSELLVSFNRLKALTHEAIKKRDECSRQKEEALREKEEALREKEEASILNERSSVQLAEANRVKDEVLKQRDDMSQQLDEAVKARESLQSEIQKSTHMLVSGLDKISGKVSNFKNFAAGGLPRSQKYTTGLPAVAYGVIKRTNEIVEELLRQIDTTTKSRNEAREQMEQRNYEIAIEVSQLEATISGLREEVEKKSSLIEDMERSITEKDGKINENEREMLEKIHSLENEVVELRDLVGEYDIKLGNLESKMESQRPLLIDQLSFVSKIHDQIYEVIKTVDATDHSELSESLFLPQETDMEENVRACLAGLESIYELARVVVEKTRDLVEENRHEAKGLEETVGRLVKEKEHIGSLLRSALSKKMILDPSSKTNELFTAAENGLREAGIDFKFNKLLGDGKIPSSHHDTDFPEAEDEICTLAGALENIVKASQLEIIELQHSVEELRAESSLLKAHVEAQAKELTDRMRKIEELEEKERVANESVEGLMLDIAAAEEEITRWKVAAEQEAAAGRAVEQEFVAQFSTLKQELEEARQALLESEKKLRFKEETAAAAMAARDAAEKSLRLADTRASRLRERVEELSHQLEEFENREDSRGRHGPRYICWPWQWLGMDFVGSHRPVSEQQSSNEMELSEPLL from the exons ATGGAAAGTACCGGCGACGAGGACGCTGATGCCGTGCTCAGCGACGTGGAGGGGGAGGATCCGGTGCCGATTGTGATTAAGAATCCGTCTCCGGATGAATTATCCGTGGAGAGGTTCCGCGAGCTTTTAACGGAGCTCGATCGCGAGCGAGCGGCTCGCGAGGCGGCGGAGAATTCGAAATCGGAGCTGCTGGTGTCGTTCAATCGGTTGAAGGCGCTTACTCATGAGGCTATCAAGAAGCGGGACGAGTGCTCGAGGCAGAAAGAGGAGGCCTTGCGTGAGAAAGAGGAGGCTTTGCGTGAGAAAGAGGAGGCTTCCATATTGAATGAGAGGAGCTCTGTGCAGTTGGCGGAAGCGAATAGAGTTAAAGACGAGGTTCTGAAGCAGAGAGATGATATGAGTCAGCAATTGGACGAGGCGGTGAAAGCCAGGGAGTCTCTGCAATCTGAAATTCAGAAATCAACTCATATGCTGGTGAGTGGATTGGATAAGATATCTGGTAAAGTAAGCAACTTCAAGAATTTCGCAGCTGGTGGATTGCCTAGGTCACAGAAATACACGACAGGTCTGCCAGCAGTGGCTTATGGTGTTATAAAGAGGACTAACGAGATTGTTGAGGAGCTTCTTAGACAGATTGATACCACCACGAAATCCAGAAATGAAGCGAGAGAACAGATGGAGCAAAGGAACTATGAGATAGCAATTGAGGTTTCTCAGCTTGAAGCCACCATCAGTGGTTTAAGAGAAGAGGTGGAGAAGAAAAGTTCCTTGATTGAGGATATGGAGAGAAGTATAACTGAAAAGGATGGGAAGATAAATGAGAATGAAAGGGAGATGTTGGAGAAGATTCATTCCCTGGAGAATGAAGTAGTGGAGCTCAGGGATTTAGTTGGTGAATATGATATTAAGTTGGGGAATTTGGAGTCTAAGATGGAATCACAGAGGCCTTTGTTGATTGATCAATTGAGTTTTGTTTCGAAAATTCATGACCAGATTTATGAAGTTATAAAGACAGTTGATGCAACTGATCATTCAGAATTGTCGGAGTCCTTATTTCTGCCGCAGGAAACAGACATGGAAGAAAATGTACGTGCTTGCTTAGCAGGGTTGGAATCTATTTATGAATTGGCAAGAGTTGTTGTTGAAAAAACTAGAGATTTAGTAGAGGAGAACCGTCATGAAGCAAAGGGTTTGGAGGAAACAGTGGGTCGATTAGTTAAGGAGAAAGAGCATATTGGTTCTTTACTCAGGAGTGCTCTGTCCAAGAAAATGATATTAGATCCTTCTTCCAAGACAAATGAGCTTTTTACGGCTGCTGAGAATGGTTTAAGAGAGGCTGGGATAGATTTTAAATTTAACAAGCTTCTTGGAGATGGCAAGATTCCATCATCTCATCATGACACAGATTTTCCAGAGGCAGAGGATGAGATATGCACTTTG GCTGGTGCTCTGGAAAATATTGTCAAGGCTTCTCAACTTGAGATAATTGAGTTGCAGCATTCTGTGGAGGAATTACG GGCAGAGTCAAGTTTACTTAAAGCACATGTAGAGGCTCAAGCCAAGGAGCTCACTGATAGGATGCGGAAAATAGAGGAACttgaagagaaggagagagtgGCAAATGAAAGT GTTGAAGGGCTTATGTTGGACATTGCTGCTGCTGAAGAAGAAATTACAAGATGGAAAGTTGCAGCAGAGCAGGAGGCTGCTGCTGGACGAGCTGTTGAGCAGGAGTTTGTAGCACAG TTTTCAACACTTAAACAGGAACTTGAAGAAGCGAGGCAAGCCTTGTTGGAATCGGAGAAGAAATTAAGATTCAAAGAAGAGACAGCAGCGGCAGCAATGGCAGCAAGAGATGCGGCTGAAAAATCATTGAGACTGGCAGACACAAGAGCATCTAGGCTGAGAGAGAGGGTAGAGGAGCTCAGCCATCAGCTTGAAGAGTTTGAAAACAGAGAAGACTCCAGGGGTCGACATGGCCCTAGATATATATGTTGGCCATGGCAGTGGCTGGGGATGGACTTTGTTGGCTCTCATAGACCTGTCAGCGAACAACAGAGTTCAAATGAAATGGAGCTTTCTGAACCCCTTCTCTGA
- the LOC120007548 gene encoding LOW QUALITY PROTEIN: glycosyl hydrolase 5 family protein-like (The sequence of the model RefSeq protein was modified relative to this genomic sequence to represent the inferred CDS: inserted 2 bases in 1 codon) produces MFLPKPRKTKMRNFFSFSTLSILTLVIMIFLAPVTALPLSTNSRWIVDDSGQRVKLACVNWVSHLEVMVAEGLSKQPVDVISNQIVSMGFNCVRLTWPLFLVTNDTLGSMTVRQSFQNLGLTESIAGVKANNPSFIDLSLIQAYQAVVSSLGENNVMVILDNHISKPGWCCSNNDGNGFFGDQYFKPELWINGLTRMATMFNGVSNVVGMSLRNELRGSKQDVNDWYRYMQRGAEAVHSANPDVLVILSGLNYDKDLSFIRNRPVNLTFTGKLVFEMHWYGFTDGKAWETGNPNQVCGRVADNMMRLSGFLVQQGWPLFVSEFGLDQRGINVNDNRYINCFLGVAAELDLDWALWTLVGSYYLRQGVFGLDESYGILSWNWCETRNSSFLQRISAMQTPFQGPVVSESELHKVIFHPLTGLCVQRNSFLEPLKLGPCSESEAWTYSTQKILSVKGTYSCLQADDCDKPAKMGLICSGSSSRWDXLSDSGMHLSSMISNGTTVCLDTDSNNNIVTSPCKCLSRDNMCDPGSQWFKLVDSTRGSTQTKAILRLPGNPKTRKDFLLDLLSWV; encoded by the exons ATGTTTCTCCCCAAacccagaaaaacaaaaatgaggaatttcttttccttctccacCCTCTCTATTCTTACACTTGTTATTATGATCTTTCTTGCTCCTGTCACTGCTCTGCCTCTATCCACCAACTCCCGATGGATCGTCGACGACAGTGGGCAGCGAGTGAAGCTGGCTTGCGTGAACTGGGTTTCACACCTTGAAGTCATGGTGGCAGAGGGACTTAGTAAGCAGCCTGTGGATGTGATATCCAACCAAATTGTGTCGATGGGATTCAATTGTGTTAGGCTCACTTGGCCTCTTTTTTTGGTCACAAATGACACCTTGGGTTCAATGACTGTGAGGCAGTCTTTTCAAAACCTTGGCCTGACTGAATCAATTGCTGGTGTCAAAGCCAACAACCCATCTTTCATTGATCTTTCACTCATTCAGGCCTACCAG GCAGTGGTGTCAAGTCTTGGTGAGAACAATGTGATGGTGATACTGGACAATCACATAAGCAAGCCAGGGTGGTGTTGCAGCAACAATGATGGCAATGGTTTCTTCGGTGACCAGTACTTCAAGCCGGAACTCTGGATCAATGGCTTGACTCGGATGGCCACTATGTTCAATGGAGTGTCTAATGTGGTTGGCATGAGCTTAAGGAATGAACTCAGAGGCTCCAAACAGGATGTCAATGACTGGTACAG GTATATGCAGAGAGGAGCTGAAGCAGTACACTCAGCAAACCCAGATGTGCTTGTCATTCTATCCGGTCTGAATTACGACAAGGACTTGTCGTTCATCCGAAATCGACCAGTGAACCTTACCTTCACTGGAAAGTTGGTGTTTGAGATGCATTGGTATGGATTTACAGATGGAAAGGCATGGGAGACGGGGAATCCGAACCAAGTGTGCGGGAGAGTGGCGGATAATATGATGAGGTTATCAGGATTTCTGGTGCAGCAGGGGTGGCCATTGTTTGTGAGTGAATTTGGATTGGATCAAAGAGGGATCAATGTCAATGACAACAGGTATATAAATTGCTTCCTTGGTGTGGCTGCTGAACTTGACTTAGACTGGGCTTTGTGGACACTGGTTGGGAGTTACTATTTGAGGCAAGGTGTGTTTGGACTGGATGAATCTTATGGGATCTTAAGCTGGAATTGGTGTGAAACTCGCAATTCAAGCTTCCTACAGAGAATATCTGCTATGCAGACTCCATTTCAAG GGCCTGTTGTATCCGAGTCTGAATTACACAAagtgatttttcatccactTACGGGTCTGTGTGTCCAGAGGAACTCATTTCTTGAACCACTGAAGTTGGGTCCTTGTAGTGAATCTGAGGCATGGACTTACTCTACCCAGAAGATCTTATCAGTAAAAGGAACATATTCTTGCCTACAAGCAGACGATTGCGACAAGCCGGCGAAAATGGGGTTAATTTGCAGCGGCTCTAGTTCGAGATGGGA ATTATCTGACTCCGGAATGCACCTCTCATCAATGATCAGCAATGGAACCACTGTCTGCCTGGATACAGACTCTAATAACAATATTGTTACCAGCCCTTGCAAATGCCTTAGTAGAGACAACATGTGTGACCCTGGCAGCCAGTGGTTTAAACTAGTTGACAGCACAAGAGGTTCAACACAAACCAAAGCAATCCTGCGTCTACCCGGAAACCCGAAAACCAGAAAAGATTTCTTACTAGATCTTTTGAGCTGGGtataa
- the LOC120007549 gene encoding proteasome subunit beta type-7-B-like, protein MSAMELPPRGGFSFDLCRRNNMLAEKGAKPPSYRKTGTTIVGLIFQDGVILGADTRATEGPIVCDKNCEKIHYMAPNIYCCGAGTAADTEAVTDMVSSQLQLHRYHTGRESRVVTALTLLKSHLFNYQGHIQAALVLGGVDVTGPHLHTIYPHGSTDSLPYATMGSGSLAAMAIFESKYREGLTREEGINLVSEAICSGIFNDLGSGSNVDVCVITKGHKDYLRNHLQPNPRTYVNTNGYAFPKKTEVLMTKIIPLKEKVQVIEAGDAMEE, encoded by the exons ATGTCTGCTATGGAGCTCCCTCCCAGGGGTGGATTCAGCTTTGACTTGTGCAGAAGGAATAATATGCTCGCTGAAAAGGGTGCCAAGCCTCCTTCTTATCGAAAGACTGGAACTACAATTGTTGGTCTCATTTTTCAG GATGGTGTCATTCTTGGAGCAGATACTAGAGCCACTGAAGGACCGATTGTCTGTGACAAAAACTGCGAAAAAATACATTATATGGCACCTAACATTTACTGCTGTGGAGCAGGAACTGCCGCTGATACAGAGGCAGTAACAG ACATGGTCAGTTCCCAGCTGCAGTTACATCGGTATCATACTGGTCGAGAATCTAGGGTTGTGACAGCTCTTACTCTTTTGAAGTCTCACCTTTTCAA CTATCAAGGTCATATTCAGGCTGCTTTGGTGCTTGGTGGAGTTGATGTAACTGGACCCCATTTGCACACT ATCTATCCTCATGGATCTACGGACTCTCTTCCATATGCTACAATGGGATCTGGTTCCCTTGCCGCAATGGCTATCTTTGAGTCAAAGTATCGTGAAGGTCTAACA AGAGAAGAGGGAATTAATTTGGTGAGTGAGGCTATTTGCTCTGGAATATTCAATGACTTGGGAAGTGGAAGCAATGTAGATGTTTGTGTGATAACCAAG GGCCACAAAGATTATTTGAGAAACCACCTGCAGCCTAATCCTCGTACCTATGTCAATACAAATGGATATGCTTTTCCAAAGAAGACTG AGGTACTAATGACCAAGATAATTCCATTGAAAGAGAAAGTTCAAGTGATTGAAGCAGGAGATGCAATGGAAGAATGA
- the LOC120007552 gene encoding protein SIEVE ELEMENT OCCLUSION C codes for MHSSLSLDEDILVRKLLLTHDPDGRHLDSELLLQAVEKIICYATPSGSLVSDLHLDGMARNDINNIEVIGSQELLGHAIYEISRQMLYKCSGEGSLHARAMILFDLLGNYRWDAKVVIVLAAFATIYGEFWLQMQLNPRNTLAALVAMLKQLPGDLSMEKPRFKALSLLTKNMLEVTKCIIKFEVLPFAHLGLGNEEAIATTKSRIYIASYWVTRSALACSSQFLDLIALKPEYSHSTIIAAWELSSLSYRLSSIHSLLWRLVDLFYQDIEKKIYEKLLNLFKETHNDNQEVLCTLLAIRDDLSLKDCSTQGKVDVSELRNKVVILLISKSELLPFEELVLLVRQTYDHPHHQKLEGSYGIVWIPMSNSNTWTAADKETFHFLSNLLPWYSLWQPWLLNHAVVNYIKEAWNYNTQPLMVVLDSKGTVTNSNAIDMVLIWGAKAYPFSTSREAELWQEENWTLQLLTYQIDPLLSKWVDEGRNICIYGSENLDWIKEFHAKILLIKSSRVQLEMVFVGKRNLSENVKSILDIIRVGKHKSLFSFTTIYLFWLRLECMRRSKQQSGKTSKTDNILENMSALLEVDDEAVGWAVIGRGSSADVVRLHGEKLMETLNSFPEWAENVGKLGFLGALRTAIEPPPPLPGPCNHVSVVPFDKGLIEGTVLCEKCKRPMKISVVYE; via the exons ATGCATTCCTCATTGTCTTTAGATGAAGATATACTCGTAAGGAAGCTACTCCTTACACATGACCCCGATGGTCGTCATCTAGATTCTGAGCTTTTGCTTCAGGCCGTTGAGAAAATCATATGCTATGCTACTCCATCAGGATCATTG GTCTCTGATTTACATCTTGATGGCATGGCAAGAAATGACATAAACAACATTGAAGTAATTGGATCACAAGAACTTCTTGGACATGCCATCTATGAGATTTCGCGCCAG atgctttacaaatgctctggTGAAGGGAGTCTCCATGCCAGGGcaatgatcttgtttgatttgctTGGAAATTATAGATGGGATGCCAAGGTTGTGATAGTACTTGCAGCGTTTGCTACAATCTATGGTGAATTTTGGCTTCAAATGCAGTTAAATCCTCGCAACACCTTGGCAGCATTAGTTGCAATGCTTAAACAGCTGCCTGGCGACTTAAGCATGGAGAAGCCTCGATTTAAGGCACTGAGCTTGTTAACGAAAAATATGTTGGAAGTGACCAAGTGTATTATCAAGTTTGAGGTCCTGCCATTTGCACATCTAGGACTGGGTAATGAAGAAGCAATAGCCACCACAAAGTCCCGGATCTACATCGCTTCTTACTGGGTCACCAGAAGCGCCTTAGCCTGCTCTTCTCAATTCCTAGACTTGATTGCCCTGAAGCCTGA GTATTCGCATTCAACTATAATTGCAGCTTGGGAGCTCTCAAGTCTGTCATATAGATTGAGCAGCATTCACAGTCTCCTCTGGCGATTGGTGGATTTGTTTTATCAGGATATAG AAAAGAAGATCTATGAGAAGCTTTTGAACCTTTTTAAGGAGACCCACAATGATAACCAGGAGGTTCTTTGCACTTTACTAGCTATCAGGGATGACTTATCACTCAAGGATTGTTCCACACAAGGAAAG GTGGATGTATCAGAACTAAGAAATAAGGTAGTTATACTGCTGATCTCAAAGTCAGAACTCCTTCCATTTGAGGAGCTAGTTTTGCTTGTTCGCCAGACATATGATCACCCTCATCACCAGAAGTTAGAAGGAAGTTATGGCATTGTATGGATTCCCATGTCGAATTCCAATACATGGACTGCTGCTGACAAGGAGACTTTCCATTTcttgtccaatttgttgcccTGGTACTCACTCTGGCAACCGTGGCTACTCAACCATGCTGTGGTAAACTACATAAAAGAAGCATGGAACTACAACACTCAACCTCTTATGGTAGTGCTAGATTCGAAGGGGACGGTCACCAACTCAAATGCTATCGATATGGTACTGATCTGGGGAGCCAAGGCATATCCCTTCTCAACTTCAAGAGAAGCAGAACTTTGGCAAGAAGAGAATTGGACACTGCAGCTTCTCACTTATCAAATTGATCCCCTACTAAGTAAATGG GTAGACGAAGGCAGAAACATTTGCATTTACGGAAGTGAGAACCTGGATTGGATCAAGGAATTCCACGCTAAGATATTGCTGATTAAAAGTTCCAGAGTGCAGCTTGAGATGGTGTTTGTTGGTAAGAGGAATCTTagtgaaaatgtgaaaagcattttagacatcatcagagTTGGAAAACATAAAAGCTTGTTCTCTTTCACGACCATATATTTGTTTTGGCTGCGATTGGAGTGTATGAGAAGATCGAAACAACAATCCGGAAAGACGAGTAAAACTGATAACATTTTAGAAAATATGTCAGCATTGCTAGAGGTTGATGATGAAGCCGTTGGCTGGGCAGTAATTGGAAGAGGGAGCTCCGCGGATGTTGTAAGGCTTCATGGAGAAAAGCTGATGGAAACTTTAAATTCGTTTCCAGAGTGGGCAGAGAATGTTGGGAAGTTAGGCTTCTTGGGTGCACTTAGAACTGCCATTGAACCACCTCCACCTCTTCCAGGGCCTTGCAACCATGTCAGTGTTGTTCCATTCGATAAAGGATTGATTGAAGGAACTGTTCTTTGTGAAAAATGTAAGCGTCCTATGAAGATTTCTGTTGTCTACGAATGA
- the LOC120006980 gene encoding uncharacterized protein LOC120006980, translated as MVRLATYFGMSLGAFVFWKSMDKIHVWIALHQDEKKERLEKEAEIRRVRDELLAKQKESLA; from the exons ATGGTGAGACTGGCAACCTACTTCGGCATGTCCTTGGGAGCCTTCGTCTTCTGGAAATCCATGGATAAAATTCACGTCTGGATCGCCCTCCATCAAGACGAGAAG AAGGAGAGGTTGGAGAAGGAAGCGGAAATTAGGAGAGTTAGAGACGAGCTACTCGCCAAACAGAAGGAGTCTCTGGCCTGA